The Bos indicus x Bos taurus breed Angus x Brahman F1 hybrid chromosome 9, Bos_hybrid_MaternalHap_v2.0, whole genome shotgun sequence genomic sequence CTGCTCTAATTTCTCATGCAAGCTCCCTCTGTTTGCAGTAAGTATGATGTGTCAGCCACAGTGCTCTGGAGTTGACAGCTGTGACCTCAATCTCCAAGTCTCCCTAACCATCTGGGGAGTGCAGTGGCCTGTCAACTCTGAAAGAGGCTTGGGGGAAAGTGACCATTAGTAGGAAAGCTCTGTGACCGAAGGCATTATTTataattcctagaaacataacaaagaagaaaggggaagatGAAAATAGAAAGAGGGCCTGTCACCCTCATCGTCTTTTCTCCAAGTTCTGCAGCATGGCCTGTCTCTCCCAAAATATAATCTGAGATGAAGAAATCTGCCTCAACTAAACACTGCCGTTCTTCCCTCAGTTCTCTGCCAATACAAAGGCTTCTCTCACATGGAAGGAGGTACAAGAgacagaaaatgatgaaaattgtCATACTGACTTCACAAATGCAGATAAGAAGCAGGGGTCACTGGCAAGATTACTCTAAGATGGTGAATCTCAACCCTGGTGGCATATTGCAATCACCAAGGGAGTTTTAAAAACACTGATCCTGCATCCCATCTCCAGAGCTTCTGGTTTAATTGGAATTGGATGGGTCCTGGgctggagattttttttaagctccAGATGACTAACTTAAGCCAGAGTGGAAAACCCTCCCATAGTTTGGCATAGGGTTCCAAGCACCCGTACAATGATCCTAAATATAATCAACCTCCAGAAAAGAgtataaatttgaaaagaaaaagcattttggGAGAAAGTCTAGGTAGGATGATTCCTTCTCAAGGTATGGCATTAGTGCAGTAAGAAAATATCTCTAAATTCATAGAAGATATGAAACTGGGGTAGAGGGATTCAATTATTATTAACACAAAgaatgaaacaaaggaaaaagcaagTGTGTGGGCTCAACAAAGCAAATCAGCTGAGAAATTCCCCTATTAACATgggggatttttctttttaatgggaaaaataaagttcTTAGAAGCAAGCAGTGGGTAAAACATGAGTCACTCTTTTTTCCAGAATCAAGAAGAATCCACAGTAAATATCCATTGTGCCCTATGATAGCCAGGGAATGTTTATTCCATTGTGGCTTTTCAGAGAACAGAattaaaatcaatacaatattgatTTTAGTCTTTGTGGAATATGTCACAAATGTTTGTATATGACTTTTAAATGCCAGAATTATTAAAACAGTGGAGTACACCCTCCTTCCTTAGTGAGACAAGGGCAACTCAAGGTTACAAATGATCCCTCCTCTGatttatattttccatattaTGTTATAAAGTGCAACTCCATTCCAAGCACTCCTCTGTTACACATTATCTAGCACTATGGGTTCTCCATTGCCTCCCTGCAAAGCTTCCATGCCCCCTTCTCCAGTCTTCTTTATCTCTGAAGTTTTCCTTACTACCCTGTGCTCCAGACACACATGGCCCCCAGACAGCTCTGCTTTATCACACCTCTCAGCTTTTGTCCATGTTCTCCTTGTACTGAGATAGCCTTCTTCCATGTACCCCAGTCCTCCCAGGTCTAGAGAAACTCATATCTCTCAAGACTCATTTCAAAAGTAATTTCAACTATAAAGCTTTTCCTGACCTGTCTGTAAAGAACTGACCTCTCCCCCTTTTGCCCACTATACCCTCTAACATGCACACTTACACTTGACCATTTATATGTTTACCTAATTCCCCATCCAGGCTCAGAGAGCTCTGGTGGCAGAGATGGTGATTCATTTATATACCAGCACTTATAAGACTAATTGATAGAAAGTTTTCAATAAGCTTATTTTATGAATTGAGCTTAACTGAATGTACTGAATGAATTTAACACTCCATAAATTAacctcgctctctctctcaacacacacatatacacacaaagaaggagggaagagaaggctaAGAAGGGATAAGAAGgctaagaaaggaagagaaggctaAGAAGAGTCCAGAGGGGGGACACCTCTTATGAAATTTCCATGATCAGTCAGATTGTCTGACCTTACTTACCATGGATGTTCTTCGCCCAGGGGCTGCAGGCAGAAGTGAGGGGCTGTTTTCCCGGTGTGGAAAGCCCTGGCAAGAGCTATTTCGAGAAGTGGAGCTTCCTGAGTCACTGTACAGCTGTCCCTTTTCAGAAAACAGTCTGGACAGGAAACTGGCCTTGCGACTGCCAGGGTAAGATCTGTCTCTTGCCTCTTGGACCCTGCTGTCTGTCATGCTGCCATCGCTGTGTCTGCAGTGACTGTGCAAGTCTGCAAGAGGTTCCCCTGAGGGTTGTAGGTCCTGGGACTGCTCCCAGGGTCCTGTTGTATGTGATGGACAATGCCTAGGAGCCATCTTTGTACCTAGCCAGGAGTGAGGTCTTATATTCTGCAAGCCAAATAAAGAATGGTCTGGCTGCTGTCCTGGGTGCTGAATTCTAGCACTGTCGTCCCAGGGACATGGGCTGTGGACATGGAGCTGTCCGTTGTGCTGATTCTTCTCAGCCCAGTCTTTTTTACTATAGCAAGGGTCTACATCAAGTTGCCTGGCCTGTGGGATATGCCACGTGGTTTTAGAATTCGGCACATTGACTCGGATTACTTGCTGTTGATTGTTGGCTTGAAGTAGGGAGATTTTTTCAGGGAAGGGAGAGCAAGTCATACACTCCTGGGTCACcgaatattttttcaaatggaaCGGAAGTCTTTCATCCTCAATGCCCTCACTGCTGGATTTGTCATAAAGTGCCCTCATGATTTTCCTGATGCCCAGATGAAATATTTCCAGTATGTTGAGAAACAAAGAGATGGCTGCAATGCTATGCATAAAGAGCATGAAAATGGTCTTCTCTGTGGGCCTGGACACAAAGCAATCCACTGCATTGGGGCAAGGAGGTTGAGTACATTTGTAAAGAGGGTGCATTTGAAACCCATAGAGAATATATTGGCCTACCATGAACCCTACTTCCAGCACAGATCTGGTCAAGACATGTAAGACATAAGTACGCAGCAGACATCCTTTCAATGGGACTTTTTGGATCCTCTTCTGCTCCTctaatttcctcagttctctaTCCATCCTTTGCTGATCCTCCAATTCAAGCTCTGGATTCTCCATCTGGGCTCTAAGCTGTgacttcttcctctgcctttccttttcAAAGGCCCTGAGTCTATACAGTGCATGGCCCATATATACTAGAGAGGGAGAAGACACAAAAATGATCTGTAAAACCCAGAACCTGATCAAGGAGATAGGGAAAGCAGTATCATAACACACAGTGTTGCAACCTGGCTGCTGGGTGTTGCAGGCAAATGCTGACTGTTCATCATCCCAGACATCTTCAGCAGCCACACCAAGTATCAGCATTCGGAAAATGAAGAGGATGGTCAGCCAGATTTTCCCCACCATGGTTGAATGGGAGTGAACGTCCTCTAAGATGCCACCCAATAAATTCCAATCCCCCATGGTAAGAGACTAATGTCTGAAACATACAGAAAACACTAAGATTAATAGAATCCaggtataatatataaaaacacgATCAATACAGCAGGTCCTCTCTTCATGTCAATAAAACTATGAAGGATTTTCCAGCCCTAATACTTATGGTTCATGCTTGCTGAAATATTTCTAAGGAATAGGTTTTGGAAAAAATACTAAAGACCCTCCCCAGTCCAACCCAATTCCTTCCTATCCTCTTCTCTCCTACACAAAGTTGACTGTCATTCTAGTATACTCATTGGCCATCATATTTGTACAGTACATTCTATTCcataattttgcttatttttctaacATATGAGATGCCATATTTACCATACATCCTACAGGGTCTTAAAGAAGTCTCAACTTCTTTAGGAAGTCTTCCCCAGCCATCTCAAGTCAGAGGGATTTTCCCATGTCTGAATTCATACAACACTGGTGCTTGTATTACTCACTTGGTACCGTGCCCAAAATGAGCTTTGTGATAGTTGTCCTATGTTCTCTTTTCTGAAAAGCTACTCTTTTTACAGACAGAGatgctttctatttcattttgatCTTGACATATGAAGGCATCAATAAATAAGAGTGAACTgaattgtcttttctttttaaaaactcagctcCTTGACTCTATCACTGGAAAAATCATCAACATTAAAACCAAGTAGATCCTCATTATATATTATCGATGGCTCCTACTGCAAGACTGAAAATACAAGTAGAGAGAATAGAACTCAGCCAAATAAACCCTCAGGAACTGGCACAGGGTAGCAGTAAAGATTAAGCAGGCTCAGAAGCAGTACCAGCAATGACATATGATTAGATCTACAAAGCCATATCTGAACAGAAGATTTTCATGGAAGCTCTGCTTACTTAGAAGAAAAGTGAATATAACTGCTATGCTAGCAAGCTTGGGAGCTGTGAAAGAATCAAAGCATAGCTGACATGAATGGGTCATTGGGTTCACC encodes the following:
- the GJA10 gene encoding gap junction alpha-10 protein, which produces MGDWNLLGGILEDVHSHSTMVGKIWLTILFIFRMLILGVAAEDVWDDEQSAFACNTQQPGCNTVCYDTAFPISLIRFWVLQIIFVSSPSLVYMGHALYRLRAFEKERQRKKSQLRAQMENPELELEDQQRMDRELRKLEEQKRIQKVPLKGCLLRTYVLHVLTRSVLEVGFMVGQYILYGFQMHPLYKCTQPPCPNAVDCFVSRPTEKTIFMLFMHSIAAISLFLNILEIFHLGIRKIMRALYDKSSSEGIEDERLPFHLKKYSVTQECMTCSPFPEKISLLQANNQQQVIRVNVPNSKTTWHIPQARQLDVDPCYSKKDWAEKNQHNGQLHVHSPCPWDDSARIQHPGQQPDHSLFGLQNIRPHSWLGTKMAPRHCPSHTTGPWEQSQDLQPSGEPLADLHSHCRHSDGSMTDSRVQEARDRSYPGSRKASFLSRLFSEKGQLYSDSGSSTSRNSSCQGFPHRENSPSLLPAAPGRRTSMNMLLELSSIMKK